In Aliivibrio wodanis, a genomic segment contains:
- a CDS encoding HTH-type transcriptional regulator, LysR-family translates to MVSNIDLNLLKVFVVVYRHQSITLAAEEMGLTQPGVSGLLKRLQQQVGSQLFIRSGRGIIPTQHAQELIRHVEPALAQINNALEGLEGFSTQYPRKFVIYTSEPVMLMLLPKLEADNSLGNVTIELQPTHSNEEALIQALNQHQADLAIEVSNYSTHSFFTEPLFEDKIRLIARKGHPRIEDSVTREQFYAEKHITWKLRREDTYMADYFTEEQLSERQVAAECTSLVSLMSMVSTSNCIAVVTESIATTFADKLDIQVLDCPFTSKPVHYRLLTHNRERQSPANMWLREKIKSYFC, encoded by the coding sequence ATGGTTTCAAATATAGATCTAAACTTATTAAAAGTGTTTGTGGTGGTTTATCGCCACCAGTCAATTACCTTAGCCGCGGAAGAGATGGGATTAACTCAACCGGGAGTAAGCGGTTTACTTAAGCGTTTGCAACAGCAAGTGGGAAGTCAGCTATTTATTCGATCCGGTCGAGGGATTATTCCAACGCAGCATGCACAAGAATTAATTCGTCATGTTGAGCCCGCATTAGCTCAAATCAATAACGCATTGGAAGGGTTAGAAGGCTTTTCGACCCAGTACCCACGCAAGTTCGTTATATACACCTCAGAGCCTGTAATGTTAATGCTGTTACCTAAATTAGAAGCTGACAATAGCTTGGGTAATGTCACTATTGAGTTGCAGCCAACGCACTCTAATGAAGAAGCCCTGATCCAGGCGCTCAATCAACATCAAGCCGATCTTGCTATTGAAGTATCTAACTATTCAACACACTCGTTTTTTACCGAACCACTGTTTGAAGATAAGATCCGACTGATAGCACGAAAAGGACACCCTAGAATAGAAGACAGTGTGACTCGTGAGCAGTTTTATGCCGAGAAACACATTACTTGGAAATTACGCCGTGAAGATACCTACATGGCAGATTATTTTACCGAGGAACAACTAAGCGAGCGACAAGTAGCCGCAGAATGTACGTCTCTTGTGTCACTAATGTCTATGGTTTCTACTAGTAATTGCATTGCGGTGGTCACCGAGAGTATCGCAACAACATTTGCCGATAAGCTGGATATACAGGTACTAGATTGTCCATTTACGTCCAAGCCTGTTCACTATCGCTTACTCACCCATAATCGAGAGCGACAAAGCCCGGCAAATATGTGGTTACGAGAAAAAATAAAGTCATACTTTTGTTAA
- a CDS encoding glycerol-3-phosphate ABC transporter, permease protein yields MKQNQWFDHVILIAGALFMIIPIWLIFASSTHNPNTIISDGLQWWPGGNLFEVYGEVWDKSIGFSTDVNAKSMIINSMVMGLGFAIGKIIISMMAAYALVYFRMPFASLWFWLIFVTLLLPLEVRIIPSYEVVANLGMLNSFSGLILPLIASATATFFFRQFFRTIPNELLEAAQLDNAGPIRFFIDILLPLSKTMIAAIFIIMFVVGWNQYLWPIMMTTDESYNTIVMGVKQLLSDISQSSQPRYDQAFALVIFAMLPPILVVIIFQRWFVKGLVETEK; encoded by the coding sequence ATGAAACAGAATCAATGGTTCGATCATGTGATCCTAATAGCAGGGGCGCTTTTTATGATCATCCCTATTTGGCTAATTTTCGCCAGCTCTACCCACAACCCAAACACCATTATTAGTGATGGATTGCAGTGGTGGCCGGGCGGTAACCTTTTTGAGGTTTACGGTGAAGTGTGGGACAAGAGCATCGGCTTTAGTACGGATGTGAATGCAAAATCGATGATCATTAACTCAATGGTGATGGGACTTGGCTTTGCAATTGGCAAGATCATTATTTCGATGATGGCAGCTTATGCCTTGGTCTATTTTCGTATGCCTTTTGCTTCGCTGTGGTTTTGGCTGATATTTGTAACGCTATTGTTGCCATTAGAAGTGCGCATCATTCCTTCTTATGAGGTGGTTGCGAATTTAGGGATGTTGAACAGTTTTTCGGGACTCATTTTACCTTTAATCGCTTCAGCGACAGCGACGTTTTTCTTTCGTCAATTTTTTAGAACTATCCCAAATGAATTACTAGAAGCGGCGCAACTGGATAACGCGGGACCAATTCGCTTTTTTATCGATATTTTACTACCGCTATCCAAAACCATGATCGCTGCGATTTTCATCATCATGTTTGTGGTGGGTTGGAACCAATATTTATGGCCAATCATGATGACCACTGATGAGAGTTACAACACCATCGTGATGGGCGTGAAACAGTTATTGAGTGACATAAGCCAAAGCAGTCAACCGCGTTATGACCAAGCCTTTGCTCTGGTTATCTTCGCCATGTTGCCACCGATTTTAGTGGTTATTATTTTTCAGCGTTGGTTTGTGAAAGGCCTTGTTGAAACCGAGAAATAA
- a CDS encoding putative uncharacterized protein (No significant database matches) has product MEKLIEIVEKEAKILANPIMLMLQKEIKFEEKVIKYLQDEDVATAVSQILASLRASIRSMLLLASQDLDSMMAKDSLPIARSVIEGCINATFIMAQGKNVANDALDHTVFKGFRNTDRSAGKGAHKVSLHRIPKIEPHDDLSELIEKFTNKKGRAKNWTDLSVPQRIECIEPVFGRTCATSLSMAYLMVYSDASEIIHSSVTGAKIANGTIAFSRYPRTQNDHMTIQKSHIEGALLSSFIALDSVLRAFCKYTKFTSFEVTLDKQLNQFKDFCENDFQ; this is encoded by the coding sequence ATGGAAAAACTGATTGAAATTGTAGAAAAAGAAGCAAAGATTTTAGCGAATCCAATAATGCTAATGCTTCAGAAAGAAATAAAGTTTGAAGAAAAAGTTATTAAGTACCTTCAGGATGAGGATGTCGCTACTGCTGTATCTCAAATACTTGCTTCATTAAGAGCATCCATAAGATCGATGCTGCTTTTAGCGTCACAAGACCTTGATTCTATGATGGCAAAAGATTCACTACCGATTGCAAGATCAGTTATTGAGGGTTGCATCAATGCCACGTTTATCATGGCACAGGGGAAAAATGTTGCCAATGATGCTCTTGATCATACCGTTTTTAAAGGGTTCCGAAATACTGATAGAAGTGCAGGTAAAGGGGCGCATAAAGTAAGCTTACACAGAATTCCCAAAATTGAGCCACATGATGATCTTTCTGAGTTAATTGAAAAATTTACTAATAAAAAAGGACGAGCAAAAAATTGGACTGACTTATCTGTACCACAACGCATCGAATGCATTGAACCTGTATTTGGGCGAACGTGTGCAACTAGCTTATCGATGGCATATCTGATGGTTTACAGTGATGCATCTGAAATAATTCATAGTAGTGTGACAGGTGCTAAGATTGCGAATGGAACTATTGCTTTTAGCAGGTATCCTAGAACCCAAAACGACCATATGACGATTCAAAAATCGCATATAGAAGGAGCACTGTTATCTAGCTTTATTGCTTTGGATAGTGTTTTAAGAGCATTTTGTAAATATACAAAGTTCACTTCTTTCGAAGTTACACTAGATAAACAGCTCAATCAGTTTAAAGACTTTTGCGAAAATGATTTTCAATAA
- a CDS encoding putative zinc-containing alcohol dehydrogenase has protein sequence MRALQVTEFGSPEVLAINYFEKPKISDNQLLIKVTYSGINLADTYIRKGAFPGLPTPPFTLGMEGSGIIEEVGAKVSGYEKGQLVAFSASQSYAEYVIVDTTSSLEWELAVPVSLSPLAASSISMSGRTAMLLAQRLSNSAQKVLVHAGAGSVGGTLVQLLKTQHHEVIALVGSDKKKEYVYSLGADRVLNYKHDDVQSIIRSEYPDGLDAIFNATGGSSIARDIDLLANNGHLIWYGFAESNQAPDIESALQNAFMKSIKFELFNGGTHNQKDNIATIKSIENLILEGRIEMPIHNIYALEEGVNAHRDLESGNTIGKLVLQL, from the coding sequence ATGAGAGCTCTACAAGTAACTGAATTTGGAAGCCCAGAAGTATTGGCTATAAACTACTTTGAAAAGCCAAAAATAAGTGATAACCAACTATTAATTAAAGTGACTTATAGCGGAATTAACTTAGCAGATACGTACATTCGTAAAGGTGCTTTCCCTGGGTTACCCACACCTCCTTTCACCTTAGGAATGGAAGGTTCAGGTATTATTGAAGAGGTGGGGGCTAAAGTTAGTGGTTATGAAAAAGGACAACTTGTCGCATTTTCAGCTAGTCAATCCTACGCTGAGTACGTTATTGTTGACACTACCAGCTCATTAGAGTGGGAGCTAGCTGTCCCTGTGTCGCTTTCACCTCTAGCAGCAAGCAGCATAAGTATGTCGGGGCGAACGGCTATGCTCTTGGCTCAGCGTTTGAGTAACTCAGCTCAAAAAGTACTTGTTCATGCTGGAGCTGGAAGCGTGGGAGGCACTCTAGTTCAACTTCTCAAAACTCAACATCATGAAGTTATTGCTTTAGTGGGTTCTGATAAAAAGAAAGAATATGTATATTCATTGGGAGCCGATCGTGTTTTAAATTATAAGCACGACGATGTGCAAAGTATTATAAGAAGCGAATACCCAGATGGTTTAGATGCTATTTTCAATGCCACTGGCGGAAGTTCTATTGCAAGAGATATCGATCTTCTTGCAAATAATGGTCATTTGATTTGGTACGGATTCGCTGAAAGCAATCAAGCACCCGATATAGAATCAGCGCTGCAAAATGCATTTATGAAGTCGATAAAGTTCGAATTATTCAATGGTGGTACACATAACCAAAAAGACAATATCGCAACGATAAAATCAATCGAAAACTTGATATTAGAGGGTAGGATTGAAATGCCGATTCACAATATCTATGCGCTAGAAGAAGGCGTAAATGCTCATCGAGATTTAGAAAGTGGTAATACGATTGGAAAGCTAGTTCTTCAACTTTAA
- a CDS encoding glycerol-3-phosphate ABC transporter, permease protein, with protein MEQRQQFTHSALPYALLVPQIAIIAVFFFYPAAEAVYLSFMLEDPWGLSSTFVGLENYDIIFSSAEYLRSIFFTVGFAIVVSFLSLALALLLAVKANNILHGKSAYKITLTWVYAVAPAVAGIMGGFIFNPHIGVFTDIFASLGWDFSLYTSPFDATLTLVLVSVWKQVSVNFIYFLAGLQSISYAVNEAAMLDCESDRRRFWTITFPLLAPTGFFLLVINLTYAFFETFGVIDTLTSGGPGGGTTSLVYKIYRDGFIGTDIGGSAAQSVVLLVLVLMLTWVQFKFIEKRVHY; from the coding sequence GTGGAACAACGACAACAATTTACCCACTCGGCGTTGCCTTATGCGCTTTTAGTGCCCCAAATCGCCATTATTGCGGTGTTCTTTTTCTATCCCGCAGCAGAAGCCGTTTATCTCTCCTTTATGCTAGAAGACCCTTGGGGGTTATCATCAACCTTTGTCGGTTTAGAGAATTACGACATTATTTTTAGCTCGGCAGAGTATTTAAGATCGATCTTTTTTACGGTTGGCTTTGCCATTGTGGTGTCATTTTTATCATTAGCCCTCGCGCTTTTACTGGCGGTAAAAGCCAATAATATTTTGCATGGTAAGAGTGCTTATAAAATCACGCTCACTTGGGTGTATGCGGTTGCTCCTGCGGTAGCCGGTATTATGGGTGGCTTTATTTTCAATCCTCATATTGGTGTTTTTACCGATATTTTTGCCAGTCTTGGTTGGGATTTTAGCTTATACACCAGTCCTTTTGATGCGACGTTAACCTTGGTTTTGGTCTCGGTGTGGAAGCAAGTCTCAGTTAACTTTATCTACTTTCTTGCAGGGCTACAGTCTATTTCCTATGCGGTGAATGAAGCGGCAATGTTGGATTGCGAGAGTGATCGCCGTCGCTTCTGGACTATTACTTTTCCACTGCTTGCTCCTACGGGTTTTTTCTTATTAGTCATCAACTTAACCTATGCCTTTTTTGAAACTTTCGGCGTTATCGACACCTTAACGTCAGGCGGCCCGGGTGGGGGAACGACCTCATTGGTTTATAAGATTTATCGTGATGGCTTTATCGGAACAGACATTGGAGGCAGTGCGGCGCAATCGGTGGTGTTACTGGTTTTAGTCTTAATGCTGACTTGGGTGCAATTTAAGTTTATTGAAAAGCGTGTGCACTATTAA
- a CDS encoding membrane protein (No significant database matches) produces MVCGWFFLETINTTFYGYYLMLAVAIFGYALGWLVLTHYNDIQKLNHKSKIRQRPFYIFKYRSIYMVLCIGLVGAICMP; encoded by the coding sequence ATGGTTTGTGGTTGGTTTTTCTTAGAAACCATCAACACAACTTTTTACGGTTATTACCTCATGCTTGCCGTGGCTATTTTTGGTTATGCACTTGGTTGGCTAGTATTAACGCATTACAATGATATTCAGAAATTAAATCACAAAAGTAAAATACGCCAACGCCCGTTCTATATTTTTAAATACCGCTCTATCTATATGGTGCTTTGCATTGGCCTCGTTGGGGCGATATGCATGCCTTAA
- a CDS encoding putative uncharacterized protein (No significant database matches) produces MHALIGPTFIINTPVTEKTHRSGRSDYYTIAVQPVNYPQLELRVKEKFWQEISIGHKVALTAQKNVLGLSVVDKYEHIAESHR; encoded by the coding sequence ATGCATGCCTTAATTGGCCCCACTTTTATTATCAACACCCCTGTCACTGAAAAAACACACCGTAGTGGTCGAAGCGACTATTACACCATTGCAGTACAACCCGTTAATTACCCTCAATTAGAACTACGAGTTAAAGAGAAATTTTGGCAGGAGATATCGATTGGTCATAAGGTTGCATTAACCGCACAAAAAAATGTACTAGGATTATCCGTAGTCGATAAGTATGAGCATATTGCCGAAAGTCATAGGTAA
- the ugpC gene encoding glycerol-3-phosphate ABC transporter, ATP-binding protein UgpC has protein sequence MLALKNLVKTYDNGHQAVKGVSVDIKQGEFIVLVGPSGCGKSSILRSIAGLESITGGEIELNHRRIDTEKPASRDIAMVFQNYALYPHMTVYDNLSYGLKNRGVDKQTIAEKIEKVTETLKIADYLDRKPAKLSGGQRQRVAMGRAIVRDPQLFLFDEPLSNLDASLRAHMRLEIKKLQRELGVTSVYVTHDQVEAMTLADRIIVLNQGEIEQIGTPSEVYHQPASTFVASFIGSPAMNFHQAEIVNGVIKFDQQSVFLAEYAHLPAQTIQLGIRPEHALLEPVNTGLSFPLSVQAVEPLGPNQLVHGLVGGKTFTALTPELDFATQESLTLNVAKQHLHLFDEAGKRLLADTNVLAQAS, from the coding sequence ATGTTAGCACTTAAAAATTTAGTAAAAACCTACGATAATGGTCACCAAGCGGTAAAGGGCGTTTCTGTTGATATTAAGCAGGGCGAGTTCATTGTATTGGTTGGCCCGTCGGGTTGTGGTAAATCATCCATCTTGCGCTCTATTGCAGGGTTAGAGTCGATCACTGGTGGCGAAATTGAGTTAAATCATCGTCGTATTGATACTGAAAAACCAGCCAGTCGTGATATTGCAATGGTGTTTCAAAATTATGCTTTATACCCACACATGACGGTGTATGACAACTTGTCTTATGGACTAAAAAACCGTGGTGTTGATAAGCAAACTATTGCTGAAAAAATTGAAAAAGTGACAGAAACCCTCAAGATCGCAGATTATCTCGACAGAAAGCCTGCAAAGTTATCAGGTGGGCAGCGTCAACGTGTTGCTATGGGACGTGCAATTGTGCGTGATCCACAGTTGTTCTTGTTTGATGAGCCATTATCTAATCTAGATGCTTCACTGCGTGCCCATATGCGTTTAGAAATTAAAAAGCTGCAACGAGAGCTAGGCGTAACCAGTGTGTATGTGACTCATGATCAAGTGGAGGCGATGACCTTGGCGGATCGTATTATTGTGCTAAACCAAGGCGAGATTGAGCAAATCGGCACGCCATCTGAGGTGTATCACCAACCTGCGAGTACGTTTGTGGCGAGCTTTATTGGTAGCCCTGCGATGAACTTTCATCAAGCCGAGATTGTGAATGGGGTGATTAAGTTTGATCAACAAAGTGTGTTTCTTGCTGAATACGCGCATCTACCTGCTCAGACAATACAGCTTGGAATTAGACCTGAACACGCCTTGTTAGAGCCAGTAAATACAGGGTTAAGCTTTCCATTAAGTGTGCAAGCGGTTGAACCGTTAGGGCCGAATCAGTTAGTTCATGGTTTGGTGGGTGGCAAAACATTTACCGCGTTAACGCCAGAGTTAGACTTTGCCACTCAAGAATCACTGACGCTTAACGTTGCAAAGCAGCACTTGCATTTGTTTGATGAGGCGGGGAAGCGCTTATTGGCTGATACCAATGTGTTAGCGCAAGCAAGCTAG
- a CDS encoding putative uncharacterized protein (No significant database matches) has translation MIYSRLLSYSYKPLVKSRECTVSNFVKMPFARSNETGQIISITEADRGNACNCRCLSCNTPVTARQADRTWHFSHRTDKTSTDNECYYSPVTAIALIIRQQLPSLQNVDLDDFAFDAISWEIDIKKHGVLIGGYAKDPIRKHTAAIDIPFPGSKAFDSNLLTSDIDIILTIDTTTMANTLYAKDTKPELLAPDEIFQKLLENWERWVTMLHSSSVVEDNKEEQKKTDKIEIQKVERIYFDSPSKSQDQNLQLCACCQIQTGALGGGILCNECVRKHVGTTFQNLTEMVKFYR, from the coding sequence ATGATATACTCTAGATTATTATCTTATAGCTATAAGCCCTTAGTTAAATCAAGAGAGTGCACCGTGTCGAATTTTGTAAAAATGCCATTCGCTCGAAGTAACGAAACAGGCCAAATTATTAGTATTACAGAAGCAGATAGAGGCAATGCGTGTAATTGTCGATGCTTATCCTGCAATACACCTGTAACCGCTAGACAAGCGGATCGTACATGGCATTTTAGCCATAGAACGGACAAGACAAGTACAGATAATGAATGCTATTACTCGCCCGTAACCGCCATTGCTTTAATTATTCGCCAACAGTTACCTAGCCTACAGAATGTTGATCTTGATGATTTTGCATTTGATGCTATATCGTGGGAAATAGATATTAAAAAACATGGAGTTTTAATCGGGGGCTATGCAAAAGACCCTATTAGAAAACACACCGCCGCAATAGATATTCCATTTCCAGGATCGAAGGCCTTTGATTCAAATTTACTAACTTCAGATATTGATATCATATTAACTATTGATACCACTACTATGGCTAATACCTTGTACGCGAAAGATACAAAACCAGAATTACTAGCACCGGATGAAATATTTCAGAAATTACTAGAAAACTGGGAACGTTGGGTAACCATGTTACATAGCTCAAGCGTTGTTGAAGATAATAAAGAAGAACAAAAAAAAACAGACAAGATAGAGATACAAAAAGTAGAAAGAATTTACTTTGATAGCCCCTCTAAATCCCAGGATCAAAATCTCCAATTATGTGCTTGTTGTCAAATTCAAACGGGAGCTTTAGGAGGAGGCATTCTTTGTAATGAATGCGTAAGAAAGCATGTTGGTACAACTTTCCAAAACTTAACTGAAATGGTGAAATTCTATAGGTGA
- a CDS encoding glycerol-3-phosphate ABC transporter, glycerol-3-phosphate-binding protein, with protein sequence MKKQLITGVLASLLSTTAMAETNITWWHAMSGQLGETVNTIARDFNASQDEYKITPVFKGSYVETLTAGIAAYRADQAPNILQVADVGAATIINAPGVAKPVEDILVQSGYSFNNKDYIAGVRNFYADSNGKMIGMPFNSSTPVLYYNKDILAKAGGEAPKTYEELEQVAQKLKAQGYATFSQSLTPWIMFENFKSRHNLPVANKNNGFDAPATNIMINTPDMAMHFNKLKEWSDKGYYKYYGSDWDANQQPFEKQKVAMWLGSSGSFGGLRNRVDFELGTTYLPYWKSVNKEAGRTFIGGAALFAIDGKPKEEEQAVAAFFSYLTSPETQMFWHKSTGYVTVTKAAYNMTKQSGYYQEQPDAEVGVKQLSLPGGEWTRGYRLGFYSQIQEVMHREFDNVFADRITVEKALANIDKESQVMLNRFARSVQ encoded by the coding sequence ATGAAAAAGCAATTGATAACAGGTGTTCTAGCGTCGTTACTTTCAACGACAGCCATGGCTGAAACCAACATAACGTGGTGGCATGCAATGAGTGGTCAGCTAGGCGAAACAGTCAATACTATTGCTCGTGATTTTAATGCATCGCAAGATGAATACAAAATTACCCCAGTGTTTAAAGGCTCATACGTAGAAACACTTACCGCAGGCATTGCCGCTTATCGTGCCGACCAAGCGCCAAACATTTTGCAAGTGGCCGATGTAGGTGCTGCAACCATCATCAATGCCCCTGGAGTAGCAAAACCTGTCGAAGATATCCTCGTTCAATCTGGCTATTCATTTAATAACAAAGACTACATTGCAGGGGTTCGTAACTTCTACGCAGACAGCAATGGCAAAATGATCGGCATGCCATTCAACAGTTCAACCCCAGTGCTCTATTACAACAAAGACATTCTTGCAAAAGCAGGGGGCGAAGCGCCTAAAACCTACGAAGAGCTAGAACAAGTCGCACAAAAATTAAAAGCACAAGGCTATGCCACTTTCTCACAATCTTTAACGCCTTGGATCATGTTCGAAAACTTCAAGTCTCGCCATAACCTTCCCGTTGCTAATAAAAACAACGGCTTTGATGCGCCTGCGACCAACATCATGATTAATACTCCAGATATGGCAATGCACTTTAACAAGCTAAAAGAGTGGTCAGATAAAGGGTATTACAAGTATTACGGCTCAGATTGGGATGCAAACCAACAACCATTTGAGAAACAAAAAGTAGCAATGTGGTTAGGATCATCAGGCTCGTTTGGTGGGTTACGTAACCGTGTTGATTTTGAGTTAGGTACAACCTATCTACCGTATTGGAAATCAGTCAATAAAGAGGCAGGCCGCACCTTTATTGGTGGCGCTGCGTTATTTGCCATTGATGGTAAGCCAAAAGAAGAAGAGCAAGCTGTTGCTGCCTTTTTTAGTTACTTAACAAGCCCTGAGACACAAATGTTTTGGCATAAATCAACGGGCTATGTGACGGTTACCAAAGCTGCTTATAACATGACTAAACAATCAGGCTACTACCAAGAACAGCCAGATGCAGAAGTGGGCGTAAAACAGTTGAGCTTACCGGGTGGCGAATGGACGCGTGGTTACCGCTTAGGTTTCTACTCACAAATCCAAGAGGTGATGCATAGAGAGTTTGATAACGTATTTGCAGACCGAATTACGGTAGAAAAAGCACTCGCAAACATCGATAAAGAAAGCCAAGTGATGCTAAACCGTTTCGCGCGCTCAGTGCAATAA
- a CDS encoding putative exported protein, beta-lactamase domain, giving the protein MKTRFTLSVLSLSVMVSFGAAANDYASIDTYEGKAASKFTENANTAAAKLLPWEDTSAFKRTTRGLIAEFGTHEAGELKNRFEYMADMSVEDLPPSANPSIWRQGMLNYAAGGLYEVTDGVYQIRGADLSNMTIYRTDNGYVIHDPLLSREAAAASWEFAKQHLPAINGEHKITGMIYSHMHADHFGGSRGVYESGDFAKDAEIYAPKDFIKELADENVIAGTAMGRRANYQYGTTLDTNTKGIVDNALGLGTSRGEVTLVTPTIEIQEREKVINIDGLDFHAINMPGAEAPAEIVLYVPEYRSLNTAELTYDGMHNIYTFRGAKVRDSLVWTKYLTELKMRFVDNGLVDNIHAAHSAPVWNDAGTDVNEISEYMTLQRDNYGFIHNQSMRLANHGVTIHDVGRQIEKIVPQSQIDTWHTNGYHGSYSHNARAVVNLYLGYHDMNPVNTNPLQTKDQSCVYVNAAGADVLYKAGMTHFNAGEYQESSQLFNDLVQCNPNNIDYRFALADSFEQQGYQSETMAWRNSYLQGAVELRTGEIQESIKLASSDVIANTPTGMFLDFIAVSLNAPKAEAAGLDFNFGVYHPDLGERYYGEVSNANMANIEVDKLPKVDFELIINKADFTKVVLGETTLEALFKSGQAGVKGDASLLGQLSGSLDKFDGMFEILPMPSK; this is encoded by the coding sequence ATGAAAACTCGTTTTACTCTTTCAGTTCTTTCACTCTCTGTTATGGTTTCATTTGGCGCGGCAGCTAATGATTATGCATCTATTGATACTTACGAGGGAAAAGCGGCATCTAAGTTCACCGAAAATGCAAATACCGCAGCGGCAAAGCTCCTTCCTTGGGAAGACACATCTGCGTTTAAACGTACTACTCGTGGTCTTATTGCTGAGTTTGGTACTCACGAAGCAGGCGAGCTTAAGAACCGTTTTGAATACATGGCTGATATGTCGGTTGAAGACTTACCACCCTCAGCAAACCCATCAATTTGGCGTCAAGGAATGCTAAATTACGCTGCAGGCGGTCTATACGAAGTGACGGATGGGGTATATCAAATTCGCGGTGCTGACTTATCAAACATGACGATCTACCGCACAGATAATGGCTATGTGATCCACGATCCACTTCTGTCTCGCGAAGCAGCCGCCGCTTCTTGGGAATTCGCAAAACAGCACTTACCTGCGATTAATGGTGAGCACAAAATTACGGGCATGATCTACTCACACATGCACGCCGACCATTTTGGCGGTTCACGTGGTGTCTATGAATCAGGTGATTTTGCGAAAGATGCTGAAATCTACGCACCAAAAGACTTTATCAAAGAACTGGCTGATGAGAACGTTATCGCAGGCACTGCAATGGGTCGCCGTGCAAACTACCAATACGGTACAACCCTTGATACCAACACCAAAGGCATTGTAGATAACGCACTTGGCCTTGGCACATCACGTGGTGAAGTGACTCTAGTTACACCGACGATTGAGATCCAAGAGCGTGAAAAAGTCATTAATATTGATGGGCTCGATTTCCACGCAATCAACATGCCGGGTGCTGAAGCGCCTGCTGAGATTGTATTGTATGTGCCAGAGTATCGCTCATTGAATACCGCTGAACTTACTTACGACGGTATGCACAACATTTATACCTTCCGTGGTGCAAAAGTTCGTGATTCATTGGTGTGGACTAAATACTTAACTGAATTAAAAATGCGTTTTGTTGACAATGGGTTAGTAGACAATATTCACGCTGCACACTCAGCACCAGTATGGAATGATGCAGGCACTGACGTAAACGAAATTTCTGAATACATGACGCTACAGCGTGACAACTACGGTTTTATTCATAACCAGTCGATGCGTTTAGCCAATCACGGTGTGACTATTCACGATGTGGGCCGTCAAATTGAAAAGATCGTTCCACAATCTCAAATCGATACTTGGCACACCAACGGTTACCACGGTTCATACAGCCACAATGCTCGTGCAGTGGTAAACCTGTACCTTGGTTACCATGATATGAACCCTGTGAACACCAACCCATTGCAAACCAAAGATCAATCTTGTGTGTATGTGAATGCAGCAGGTGCAGACGTATTATATAAAGCGGGTATGACTCACTTTAATGCTGGTGAATATCAAGAATCGTCTCAACTGTTTAACGACCTAGTGCAATGTAATCCGAACAATATTGATTATCGTTTCGCACTCGCAGACAGCTTTGAACAGCAAGGTTACCAGTCTGAAACGATGGCGTGGCGTAACAGCTACTTGCAAGGTGCGGTTGAACTACGTACTGGTGAGATCCAAGAGTCAATCAAGCTGGCTTCATCTGACGTAATTGCGAACACTCCAACGGGCATGTTCTTAGACTTTATAGCTGTGAGTTTGAACGCACCAAAAGCAGAAGCGGCAGGTCTTGACTTCAACTTCGGTGTTTACCACCCAGATCTTGGAGAGCGTTACTACGGTGAAGTGTCTAATGCGAATATGGCTAACATTGAAGTCGATAAGTTACCAAAAGTGGATTTTGAATTAATTATCAACAAAGCAGATTTCACAAAAGTCGTTCTTGGTGAGACAACACTAGAGGCATTATTCAAATCGGGTCAAGCGGGTGTGAAAGGCGATGCATCGCTGCTAGGGCAACTGTCTGGCTCACTAGATAAGTTTGATGGTATGTTTGAAATTCTACCAATGCCAAGCAAATAA